From a region of the Opitutales bacterium genome:
- a CDS encoding type II toxin-antitoxin system death-on-curing family toxin: MASEPNWLELADVVSTHHALIYRFGGSDGIRDENALEAALGRPINRFYYEDPTVYELAASYAFGLVVNHPFIDGNKRIGFMAAYTFLGINGYRLTAPEEEAVLNTLALAARQMEEAEYATWLENGCELR, from the coding sequence ATGGCAAGCGAACCAAATTGGCTCGAGCTAGCAGATGTTGTCTCTACCCATCATGCATTGATCTACAGGTTTGGCGGTTCCGACGGAATTCGTGATGAGAACGCATTGGAGGCTGCCTTGGGGCGACCTATAAATCGGTTTTATTATGAGGATCCCACTGTATATGAATTGGCCGCATCTTACGCGTTCGGCTTGGTGGTAAATCATCCATTTATCGATGGTAATAAGCGCATCGGTTTCATGGCGGCTTACACGTTTTTGGGAATTAATGGTTATCGTCTTACCGCACCCGAGGAAGAAGCTGTCCTCAACACGCTTGCTCTCGCTGCTCGCCAGATGGAAGAGGCTGAGTATGCTACTTGGCTCGAAAATGGGTGCGAACTGCGCTGA
- a CDS encoding PIN domain-containing protein, producing MKVVIDTNVILDVWLARDPFFIDSARVLSAAEIKTISGVICPTTVTTLHYIVKKYRGEAKARELLESILKICSVGVFRNMEVMGALNSEITDFEDAVVESVALKTGANFIVTRNLADFKKSRVPVVEPSRLGGTDSARLE from the coding sequence ATGAAAGTCGTTATCGACACGAACGTGATTCTAGATGTCTGGCTGGCTAGGGATCCGTTCTTTATTGATTCTGCCCGCGTGCTGTCTGCTGCGGAGATCAAAACCATCTCCGGAGTGATTTGTCCCACCACAGTCACCACGCTACATTATATTGTAAAAAAGTATCGAGGAGAGGCCAAGGCGCGCGAGCTTCTGGAGAGCATACTAAAGATTTGCTCGGTCGGTGTGTTTCGAAATATGGAAGTTATGGGTGCTCTGAACAGCGAAATCACTGATTTCGAGGATGCAGTCGTCGAGTCAGTTGCGTTGAAGACTGGGGCAAATTTTATTGTAACTCGAAATCTCGCAGATTTTAAGAAATCACGTGTGCCAGTTGTCGAACCATCTAGACTTGGGGGAACAGATTCAGCTCGTTTGGAGTGA
- a CDS encoding AbrB family transcriptional regulator encodes MAIEAKVRKIGNSLGIVLSKEALQVLKVEEGQAVYLTEAPRGSLNINPDRPGFKEKMEIAEEGMNRYRNALRELAK; translated from the coding sequence ATGGCCATCGAAGCAAAAGTCAGAAAAATCGGAAACTCTCTCGGAATCGTTCTCTCCAAAGAGGCGCTACAGGTCCTCAAAGTCGAAGAAGGCCAAGCAGTCTACCTTACAGAAGCTCCGAGGGGCTCATTGAATATCAACCCAGATCGACCCGGGTTTAAAGAGAAGATGGAGATCGCCGAGGAGGGTATGAATCGATACCGGAATGCATTGCGAGAACTTGCTAAATAG
- a CDS encoding DEAD/DEAH box helicase, which produces MPDSSSIDLPLFGPWEWAKHMPRDAYRALGDNQSRMRGEEYFLSGAVLDLSYDVANHTFFARVRGKRIYQVEIGDASSSFYHYCDCPVHDMHAACKHVFAVVAWIYLLTQGTNVLLYAPPERHLIRLARSLSESVSGSRIDTSSRQTFAFSGDPDDRIRSDARPYLVLEVEDGHPSISPEGCNPNAPGFRSFMDKVDSYLAYTRRQFDDQPYPLVMREVLSEMGADLCVRSEGSELVRLNGTYETHASDGMLDLQTTANRVVLSLVPDDDLEDLWPLDPFFFKTDGTLVAFEARFQSSVPSMMDSTGPIWLQPEELKDPRCLCSIDQDTFNRYTFHFKSTELAGDHISLAVDGHPSASLAELKPIRVRAKVSIQHRPKTGGYVVSWSYSADDLTVPLDFYEQSVQRFLAYDEDARVLFRAQRRCSHLIHTMRLLLITPKSKAKAVIKEACQHSSLTSAYDMDEFAGDFLKSFTSLCVFKKSNHHLFATESGWALLNGVGAAVCQVLIGVRELERETLNTEYVDESLFIAEADFPAFIRRVVLLSQACDFDLEFDDAPVAMAPVAIQVEAQEGEKIDWFELKAEVRCGDLNIDASEWDALIRGELLLTDEDGKLVIPHLEQDSALGRLRELFGPVRNKKSSATTAALKIEVQRLQILDWIDLRKNGVQLKLPAEAEAIFERLRQFDRIPKQAVPKSVEAKLRDYQKRGFDWMSWLYGHRFGACLADDMGLGKTLQAITFLSQISGENGRKRGKVSTHLVVLPPSLVFNWLSEIERFCPTLSVYEYLGSDRSLDRCDGVDVVLTTYDTVRRDISALEKTTWDIVVLDEVQALKNVNAVRTQAVSKLKRRFTLCLTGTPMENHVGEYYSIMHLCLPGIFGQYAAFRKQLKEGEDHVLRRARPFVLRRTKEEILKELPPKVESEIYLDMTEEQREIYTRTVGEVRAEVMAAYKNKTKAQAGIVALTALLRLRQVCVSPEIIGKPVKQTAPKLSFLLERMEELQNEGSSALLFSQFTRTLDLLEDVAHEHNLPVLRLDGSTPAKKRKEVVRTFQESDTPKFFLISLKAGGVGLNLTRAQYVFHVDPWWNPAVERQASDRAHRMGQQKTVFIQRLIMRHTIEEKIMLLKERKQAVFDQIINSGDASIRGSSMIGRDDIDLLLS; this is translated from the coding sequence ATGCCGGATTCTAGCTCAATCGATCTGCCTCTTTTTGGCCCATGGGAGTGGGCCAAGCATATGCCGCGCGATGCGTATCGTGCCCTTGGCGACAATCAATCCAGGATGCGTGGAGAAGAATATTTCCTGTCAGGCGCTGTGCTGGACCTAAGTTATGACGTGGCGAACCATACATTTTTTGCCCGGGTGCGTGGAAAGCGGATCTACCAGGTAGAGATCGGGGATGCATCGAGTTCATTTTATCACTATTGTGACTGTCCAGTGCATGATATGCATGCTGCATGCAAACACGTGTTTGCAGTCGTAGCCTGGATTTATCTGCTGACCCAAGGGACCAATGTGCTGCTTTATGCACCGCCTGAGCGCCATTTGATACGCCTGGCCAGGAGCCTGAGTGAGTCTGTGAGCGGGTCGCGTATCGACACCTCTAGCAGGCAAACCTTTGCGTTCAGTGGGGACCCCGACGATCGCATCAGGTCTGATGCTCGCCCTTATCTTGTGTTGGAAGTCGAGGATGGCCACCCGTCGATCTCGCCTGAGGGCTGTAATCCCAATGCTCCAGGATTCAGAAGTTTCATGGACAAGGTGGATAGTTACCTCGCATACACGAGGCGGCAGTTTGATGATCAACCCTATCCGCTGGTCATGCGTGAGGTGCTTTCAGAGATGGGCGCTGACTTATGTGTGCGGTCCGAAGGCTCAGAACTGGTGCGCCTCAATGGAACCTACGAGACCCACGCAAGCGATGGAATGCTCGATCTTCAGACCACTGCAAACAGAGTGGTGCTTAGCTTGGTGCCAGATGATGATTTAGAGGATCTTTGGCCGCTCGACCCGTTTTTTTTCAAGACCGATGGAACGCTCGTCGCGTTTGAGGCACGTTTCCAATCAAGCGTTCCGAGCATGATGGACTCTACGGGTCCGATTTGGCTGCAGCCTGAGGAACTTAAAGATCCACGGTGTCTTTGCTCAATCGACCAGGATACATTTAATCGATATACCTTTCACTTTAAGAGCACCGAACTGGCCGGGGACCATATCAGCCTTGCAGTAGATGGACATCCTTCGGCCTCTTTGGCGGAATTAAAACCGATCCGCGTGCGTGCGAAAGTATCGATCCAACATCGGCCAAAAACTGGAGGCTATGTGGTCAGTTGGAGCTATTCGGCTGATGATCTCACAGTGCCTCTCGATTTTTACGAGCAGTCGGTTCAGCGGTTTTTGGCTTATGACGAGGATGCGCGCGTGCTTTTCCGGGCACAGCGGCGTTGCAGCCATCTAATCCATACCATGCGTCTGCTTTTGATCACCCCGAAATCAAAGGCCAAAGCAGTCATCAAGGAAGCGTGCCAACATTCCAGCCTGACGAGTGCCTATGATATGGATGAATTCGCTGGCGATTTCTTGAAGAGTTTTACCTCCTTATGCGTTTTTAAAAAGAGCAACCATCATCTTTTTGCTACGGAGTCCGGTTGGGCTCTGTTGAATGGCGTGGGTGCGGCGGTGTGCCAAGTCTTGATCGGCGTGCGTGAACTGGAGCGTGAGACCTTGAACACTGAATATGTGGATGAATCCCTGTTTATTGCAGAAGCGGATTTTCCAGCCTTTATCCGGCGCGTTGTGTTGTTAAGCCAGGCGTGTGATTTCGACTTAGAGTTTGACGATGCCCCGGTCGCAATGGCTCCTGTAGCCATCCAAGTAGAGGCCCAAGAAGGTGAGAAAATCGATTGGTTCGAACTCAAGGCTGAAGTGCGGTGCGGGGACCTCAACATCGATGCCTCAGAATGGGACGCCTTGATCCGTGGAGAGCTATTATTAACCGACGAAGATGGTAAACTGGTGATCCCCCACCTAGAGCAGGACTCAGCGCTCGGACGCTTGCGCGAATTGTTTGGTCCGGTGCGCAATAAGAAGAGTTCAGCAACCACTGCTGCTCTAAAAATCGAAGTTCAGCGGCTTCAAATACTCGACTGGATCGACCTGCGTAAAAATGGCGTGCAGTTAAAGTTACCCGCTGAAGCGGAGGCGATCTTTGAGCGGCTTAGGCAGTTCGATCGTATCCCAAAGCAGGCAGTCCCCAAAAGCGTTGAGGCGAAATTACGCGACTACCAAAAACGCGGATTCGACTGGATGAGCTGGCTCTATGGGCATCGATTTGGCGCATGTTTAGCCGACGATATGGGCTTGGGGAAGACGCTCCAGGCGATCACGTTTTTGTCACAGATCTCTGGAGAGAATGGCAGAAAACGGGGCAAAGTATCGACGCACCTCGTGGTCTTGCCCCCGTCGTTGGTGTTTAACTGGCTGAGTGAAATTGAGCGCTTTTGCCCGACGTTGTCTGTCTATGAATACTTGGGGAGTGACCGCTCTCTAGACCGCTGTGATGGAGTCGATGTCGTCCTGACTACTTATGACACGGTACGCAGAGACATAAGCGCGCTTGAGAAAACCACATGGGATATCGTGGTACTCGACGAAGTGCAGGCCCTTAAAAATGTGAACGCCGTGCGGACTCAGGCAGTATCAAAGCTGAAACGCCGGTTCACGCTATGCCTGACAGGCACACCGATGGAGAATCATGTGGGCGAATACTACTCGATCATGCACCTGTGTTTGCCGGGGATTTTTGGACAATATGCCGCATTTCGTAAGCAACTTAAGGAGGGTGAAGACCACGTGTTACGCCGAGCTCGACCCTTCGTATTGCGGCGTACTAAAGAGGAAATTCTCAAAGAACTGCCCCCGAAAGTAGAGTCGGAGATCTATCTCGATATGACGGAGGAGCAGCGTGAGATCTACACGCGTACCGTGGGTGAAGTCCGTGCGGAGGTGATGGCCGCCTACAAAAATAAAACAAAAGCCCAAGCTGGGATCGTTGCATTGACCGCGCTCTTACGATTGCGGCAAGTCTGTGTGTCTCCCGAGATCATCGGCAAGCCTGTCAAGCAGACCGCTCCCAAACTCAGTTTTTTGTTGGAGCGCATGGAAGAGCTACAGAACGAAGGATCTTCAGCGCTCCTTTTTTCTCAGTTTACACGCACGTTGGATCTGCTTGAAGACGTCGCCCATGAGCATAATTTGCCTGTTTTGAGACTGGACGGAAGCACTCCGGCCAAAAAACGCAAAGAGGTAGTCCGTACCTTTCAAGAGTCAGATACACCTAAATTCTTCCTGATTAGCCTCAAAGCTGGGGGCGTCGGGCTAAATCTGACACGTGCCCAATACGTTTTCCATGTCGATCCATGGTGGAATCCTGCCGTAGAGCGTCAGGCTTCGGACCGAGCTCACCGCATGGGCCAACAAAAAACCGTCTTCATCCAACGCCTTATCATGCGGCACACTATCGAGGAGAAAATCATGCTTCTCAAAGAGCGTAAACAGGCTGTGTTCGATCAGATTATAAACAGCGGAGACGCCTCCATCCGCGGCAGCTCAATGATCGGGCGCGACGATATCGATCTCTTGCTCAGCTAG
- a CDS encoding antitoxin — translation MKAPNLDSEEKELLEELEREEWVSSVSSPTDLALFKQAARNTLRKDKRVNIRISERDLRSIQKIALKEGIPYQTLISSVLHKFVNKKIEV, via the coding sequence ATGAAGGCACCAAATCTAGACTCAGAGGAGAAAGAGCTCCTAGAAGAATTGGAGCGTGAGGAATGGGTTTCTAGCGTATCATCTCCAACGGATCTCGCATTGTTTAAACAAGCTGCGCGAAATACTCTCAGAAAAGACAAACGCGTTAATATCCGTATCAGCGAGCGGGATCTCAGGTCTATACAAAAAATAGCGCTCAAAGAAGGTATCCCTTACCAAACACTCATTTCCAGCGTTTTGCATAAGTTTGTGAACAAAAAGATAGAGGTGTGA
- a CDS encoding DMT family transporter yields MTTPAQATESHESRGVILSLASIGCFSATALLLSYLNKAHGVDGWVSATYRGFLGLVAIAIMQNRAGKLALSHIITNRLLFLRGLIGGIAIPIFYICIIEIGAGRAGMITGSYPLFAAFFAMVFIKESVRWVYGIYIAIAFAGLVSIYFDQGIGGGEPFYDILAIFGAAAGGICVVLIRHLRHTENTSNIFASQCVFTLVISLAFAGDRIFITDPMALGLTVLAGIIVVGGQLCVTESFRYITVAKGSTLQMLTPATTCVFSALLLGESFGVFEIVGGFAILFASFQIVQMKAKG; encoded by the coding sequence ATGACAACACCAGCTCAAGCCACAGAATCTCATGAAAGTCGAGGGGTCATCTTATCGCTTGCTTCGATAGGTTGCTTCTCTGCGACCGCACTGCTCCTGAGCTACCTTAACAAAGCACACGGAGTCGATGGCTGGGTCAGCGCGACTTACCGTGGCTTTCTTGGATTGGTCGCGATCGCCATTATGCAAAACCGTGCAGGTAAGCTAGCGCTGAGCCATATCATCACCAATCGCCTGCTGTTTTTGCGCGGACTGATCGGGGGCATCGCTATCCCGATTTTCTACATTTGCATCATCGAGATCGGAGCGGGCCGCGCGGGCATGATCACCGGCTCGTATCCGCTCTTTGCGGCCTTTTTTGCTATGGTCTTCATAAAGGAATCCGTCCGCTGGGTGTATGGTATTTACATCGCTATCGCGTTTGCCGGGCTGGTGAGCATTTATTTCGATCAAGGCATCGGCGGAGGGGAGCCATTTTATGACATTCTCGCGATCTTTGGCGCAGCAGCAGGCGGCATCTGTGTCGTTCTCATCCGGCATCTGCGCCACACCGAGAATACGTCTAATATCTTTGCATCCCAGTGTGTGTTTACCCTGGTAATCTCTTTGGCATTTGCTGGAGATCGGATCTTTATCACGGATCCCATGGCGCTTGGACTGACAGTTTTAGCGGGGATCATCGTTGTCGGTGGCCAACTGTGTGTCACGGAGTCCTTTCGTTACATTACCGTAGCCAAGGGATCGACTTTGCAAATGCTCACACCGGCGACGACCTGTGTGTTCAGCGCACTGTTGCTGGGCGAGAGCTTCGGTGTTTTTGAGATTGTTGGAGGCTTTGCCATTCTCTTCGCGAGCTTTCAAATCGTGCAAATGAAAGCGAAAGGATGA
- a CDS encoding aldose epimerase, whose product MHTEIAHQSEQIHRWQRGPSTFWVHPEKGARLMRWDIEMADGSVREILHWPDQADWSQAGKIRGGNPILFPFSARSFFKGELGYWKSPQGKRPMPNHGYARQGAFQLENAAADGFIARFLPDTEAQANYPFDYNFFVDYRFHDLALEVTLTLENTGTEQIPWSAGHHFYFNLPWHADLERSHYEIHLPKCKGFRQDTRGNLLEDKTVQQVENFGNDAINDRIHTKLKRPDAKFGPAGGEEWIQLSWEDSHGPAAWHALTTWTDQHDSLFYCVEPWMGPPNAAETEKGLHWVAPNTSQSYRVRVELG is encoded by the coding sequence ATGCACACCGAGATCGCACACCAATCCGAACAAATCCATCGCTGGCAACGGGGCCCCTCCACATTCTGGGTTCACCCTGAAAAAGGGGCTCGGCTCATGCGGTGGGACATCGAGATGGCCGATGGCAGTGTGCGCGAGATCCTACATTGGCCAGATCAAGCCGACTGGTCTCAGGCAGGAAAAATCCGCGGCGGCAATCCCATCCTCTTTCCCTTCTCAGCACGTAGTTTTTTTAAAGGCGAACTGGGCTATTGGAAAAGCCCTCAAGGCAAACGGCCCATGCCGAATCATGGCTATGCACGGCAAGGTGCGTTTCAGTTAGAGAATGCTGCAGCTGACGGGTTCATTGCACGTTTTTTACCGGACACCGAGGCTCAGGCAAACTACCCCTTCGACTACAATTTTTTTGTCGATTACCGCTTCCACGACCTCGCTCTTGAAGTGACACTCACGCTTGAAAACACCGGGACAGAACAGATCCCTTGGAGTGCCGGCCATCACTTTTACTTCAATTTGCCCTGGCACGCCGATTTAGAACGCTCTCACTATGAGATCCACCTGCCCAAGTGCAAAGGCTTCCGGCAAGATACGCGGGGCAATCTACTCGAAGATAAAACCGTCCAACAGGTGGAGAATTTTGGTAATGACGCCATCAACGATCGCATCCACACCAAACTCAAGCGCCCCGATGCAAAGTTCGGGCCTGCCGGAGGCGAAGAATGGATCCAGCTCAGTTGGGAGGACTCCCATGGCCCCGCAGCCTGGCATGCCTTAACCACTTGGACCGACCAACACGACAGCCTCTTCTACTGTGTCGAACCCTGGATGGGCCCACCCAATGCCGCCGAAACCGAAAAAGGCCTCCACTGGGTCGCCCCCAATACCAGCCAATCCTACCGTGTGCGCGTAGAGCTGGGATAG
- the purU gene encoding formyltetrahydrofolate deformylase — protein sequence MAKIEPTTLIALLHGPDKPGIAAQLAQWIFQNEGNIRHADQHHDREANIFFQRLEWTHPEGTNLSEKAASFEALARASGMTCSVALSSDRPKVAIFVSKIAHCFHDIILRFQAGEIRGDLACVVSNHEDLRGAAEHYGLPFHHIPVSAGQKAEAEAHQIEILRQHDVQLVLLARYMQILSADMISNCGCPVINIHHSFLPAFAGGKPYHQAYQRGVKLIGATAHYATADLDEGPIIQQEIARVSHRQGVRDLIRKGKDLEKSAFAQAATWHLEQRILVYDNKTVVFD from the coding sequence ATGGCGAAAATAGAGCCAACCACCCTCATCGCCCTCCTCCACGGCCCCGACAAGCCGGGCATCGCTGCCCAGCTGGCACAGTGGATTTTTCAGAACGAGGGCAACATACGCCACGCCGATCAACATCACGACCGCGAGGCCAACATCTTTTTCCAAAGGCTGGAGTGGACACACCCCGAAGGAACCAATCTCAGCGAGAAAGCCGCCTCGTTTGAGGCCCTGGCCCGCGCCTCCGGTATGACCTGCTCGGTCGCCCTCTCGTCCGATCGGCCCAAAGTCGCCATCTTCGTCTCGAAGATCGCACACTGCTTCCACGATATTATCCTCCGGTTCCAGGCAGGTGAGATTCGAGGCGATCTCGCGTGTGTCGTCTCGAATCATGAAGATCTCCGAGGAGCAGCAGAGCACTACGGGCTGCCCTTTCACCACATACCTGTTTCGGCAGGACAGAAGGCTGAAGCCGAAGCTCATCAGATCGAGATCCTGCGCCAACATGACGTCCAACTCGTTCTCCTTGCCCGCTACATGCAGATCCTCTCAGCAGACATGATCAGCAACTGCGGCTGCCCCGTCATCAACATTCATCACTCTTTCCTCCCCGCCTTCGCTGGCGGCAAGCCCTACCACCAGGCCTATCAACGCGGCGTTAAACTGATTGGAGCTACTGCCCATTACGCTACCGCCGATCTCGATGAGGGCCCTATCATCCAACAAGAAATCGCACGCGTCTCCCACCGGCAAGGCGTTCGCGATCTCATCCGCAAAGGTAAAGACCTCGAAAAATCTGCCTTCGCCCAAGCCGCCACCTGGCACCTCGAGCAACGCATCCTCGTCTACGATAACAAAACGGTGGTGTTCGATTAG
- a CDS encoding tetratricopeptide repeat protein: MSTPKKPQDDRNLVEVTPETPQPSDEERLALFWNASKGYVIVAAVVFIVAVIGNQAISATRASAQESQSAAYLDALHSESLSSFAEEEANSPLGGFAFLKIGDEAYASGDFAAAITAYEEAASTLADTPLNGRAELGLAFAQARNGNTSGATTIFAQLKTEDYPEVLRGEAAYALAVLALESEDNAAFETETAYLLGLETGQQWIARLQAIAPGRV, from the coding sequence ATGAGCACACCCAAGAAGCCGCAAGACGACCGCAATTTGGTCGAAGTCACCCCCGAAACCCCTCAACCCTCTGATGAGGAGCGCCTCGCTTTATTTTGGAATGCCTCCAAAGGGTATGTGATTGTTGCAGCCGTTGTCTTCATCGTCGCAGTTATTGGAAATCAAGCCATCTCGGCGACGCGTGCAAGCGCTCAGGAATCCCAGAGCGCGGCTTATCTCGATGCACTCCATAGCGAAAGCCTGAGTAGTTTTGCCGAGGAAGAAGCCAATAGCCCGCTCGGCGGGTTTGCGTTTCTTAAAATTGGCGATGAGGCCTATGCATCGGGCGACTTTGCAGCCGCGATTACGGCTTACGAAGAAGCGGCCTCCACCCTAGCAGACACACCGCTCAATGGCCGTGCAGAGCTTGGCTTAGCATTTGCGCAAGCACGGAATGGCAATACGTCAGGAGCCACTACCATTTTCGCTCAATTGAAGACAGAAGACTACCCAGAGGTGCTGCGCGGCGAAGCGGCCTACGCCCTGGCGGTCCTTGCTCTAGAATCCGAGGATAATGCGGCGTTCGAGACAGAAACCGCCTACTTGCTTGGCCTGGAAACAGGTCAACAATGGATAGCGCGTCTACAAGCCATCGCCCCAGGACGGGTCTAG